The proteins below are encoded in one region of Triticum aestivum cultivar Chinese Spring chromosome 1B, IWGSC CS RefSeq v2.1, whole genome shotgun sequence:
- the LOC123144420 gene encoding oligopeptide transporter 7 isoform X1, which translates to MASSSHQEELHEQADQEDEEGEDHYDQHADQITVPLLQPSGSPEEGEEWEEAENSPVEQVALTVPVGDDPTTPVLTFRMWALGAASCVALSFLNTFFGYRKEPLEITAISAQVAVVPLGRLMAAALPDRAFFRGRRWEFTLNPGPFNVKEHVLITIFANAGAGSVFAINLVTALRVFYGKPTSFLVSLLVVLTSQVLGFGWAGIFRRYLVEPAAMWWPSNLVQVSLFRALHEKERRRKGGTTRTQFFMVAFVCSFAYYIFPGYLFEMLTSISWICWIFPTSVVAQQLGSGLHGLGIGAIGLDWSSISSYLGSPLASPLFATANIAAGFFIYIYVVTPIAYWFNVYEARNFPIFSDGLFTATGQKYNISSIVDSEFHFDANAYEKNGPLYISTFFAVSYGLGFACLTATIVHVLLFHGSEIWQLSKSAFQDRKMDVHTKLMRRYRQVPEWWFICILVASAAIAVFTCEYYIEQLQLPWWGILLACALSIFYTLPIGIITATTNQTPGLNIITEYIMGYLYPGRPVANMCFKVYGHVAPRQALAFLQDFKLGHYMKIPPRTMFMAQVVGTLISAFVYLGTAWWMMDTIPNICNTELLPAGSPWTCPYDHLFYDASVIWGLISPRRIFGDLGTYSAVNWFFLGGAIAPLLVWLAHKAFPGQKWILLVNMPVLLGGISHMPPATAVNYTAWICVAFLSGYVVYKYRHNWWKRHNYLLSGALDAGLAFMAVLIYLCLELDNITLNWWGNASDGCPLASCPTAKGIIVDGCPVHN; encoded by the exons ATGGCCTCCTCCTCCCACCAAGAAGAACTCCATGAACAAGCAGACCAGGAAGACGAAGAAGGGGAAGACCACTACGACCAGCATGCCGACCAAATCACCGTCCCACTTC TGCAGCCATCAGgttcgccggaggaaggagaggaatGGGAGGAGGCGGAGAACTCGCCGGTGGAGCAGGTGGCGCTGACGGTGCCGGTGGGAGACGACCCGACGACGCCGGTGCTGACGTTCCGGATGTGGGCGCTCGGCGCGGCCTCCTGCGTGGCGCTCTCCTTCCTCAACACCTTCTTCGGGTACCGCAAGGAGCCGCTGGAGATCACGGCCATCTCGGCGCAGGTCGCCGTGGTGCCGCTGGGCCGGCTCATGGCCGCGGCGCTCCCCGACCGCGCCTTCTTCCGGGGCCGGCGGTGGGAGTTCACGCTCAACCCGGGGCCGTTCAACGTGAAGGAGCACGTGCTCATCACCATATTCGCCAACGCCGGCGCCGGCAGCGTCTTCGCCATCAACCTCGTCACGGCCCTCCGCGTCTTCTACGGCAAGCCCACCTCCTTCTTGGTCTCCCTCCTCGTCGTCCTCACCAGCCAG GTGCTGGGGTTCGGGTGGGCGGGCATATTCCGGCGGTATCTCGTGGAGCCGGCGGCGATGTGGTGGCCGTCCAACCTTGTGCAGGTCTCCCTCTTCAG GGCACTTCATGAGAAGGAACGAAGGCGCAAAGGTGGCACGACGCGCACTCAATTCTTCATGGTGGCATTCGTGTGCAGTTTTGCCTACTACATCTTCCCAGGCTACCTGTTTGAGATGCTCACTTCCATTTCCTGGATCTGCTGGATCTTTCCCACCTCTGTAGTCGCTCAGCAGCTTGGCTCAGGCCTCCACGGCCTTGGCATAGGTGCAATTGGGCTTGACTGGTCATCCATCTCCTCATACCTCGGAAGCCCTCTCGCTAGCCCCTTGTTTGCTACTGCAAACATTGCCGCGGGCTTCTTCATCTACATTTATGTAGTCACGCCCATCGCCTACTGGTTTAACGTCTACGAGGCGCGGAACTTCCCCATCTTTTCAGACGGTCTCTTTACGGCGACTGGCCAGAAATACAACATCTCTAGCATTGTGGATTCCGAGTTCCACTTCGATGCAAATGCCTATGAGAAGAATGGGCCACTGTACATAAGCACCTTCTTTGCTGTCAGCTATGGTCTTGGTTTTGCATGCCTGACTGCAACGATTGTCCACGTTCTCCTTTTCCATGGAAG TGAAATTTGGCAGTTAAGCAAGTCAGCTTTCCAGGATAGAAAGATGGATGTACACACAAAGCTTATGAGGAGATACAGGCAGGTTCCTGAATGGTGGTTCATTTGCATCCTTGTCGCCAGTGCCGCAATCGCCGTGTTCACTTGTGAGTACTATATTGAGCAACTTCAGTTACCCTGGTGGGGGATACTGCTTGCATGTGCCCTTTCTATTTTCTACACCCTTCCAATTGGAATCATCACAGCAACAACCAACCAG ACCCCAGGTTTGAATATCATCACGGAGTACATCATGGGTTACTTATATCCTGGACGGCCTGTTGCAAACATGTGTTTCAAGGTATATGGCCACGTTGCCCCTCGTCAAGCTCTAGCATTTCTGCAAGATTTTAAGTTGGGCCACTACATGAAGATTCCCCCAAGGACCATGTTTATGGCTCAG GTTGTAGGCACTTTGATATCAGCATTTGTGTACCTTGGAACAGCATGGTGGATGATGGACACAATCCCAAATATATGCAACACCGAGCTCCTCCCAGCAGGCAGCCCTTGGACCTGTCCCTATGACCATTTATTCTACGATGCATCAGTCATATGGGGCCTTATTAGCCCACGCAGAATATTCGGTGATTTGGGAACTTACTCTGCTGTGAACTGGTTCTTTTTGGGCGGTGCCATTGCTCCCCTCCTTGTCTGGCTTGCACACAAGGCATTCCCAGGCCAAAAATGGATCTTGCTTGTCAATATGCCCGTGCTGCTCGGTGGAATCAGTCATATGCCTCCTGCCACTGCAGTCAACTACACGGCATGGATATGCGTTGCATTTTTGTCAGGTTATGTGGTCTATAAGTACCGACATAACTGGTGGAAGAGACACAATTACCTTCTTTCAGGTGCCCTTGATGCTGGTCTGGCATTCATGGCTGTCTTGATATATTTATGCCTGGAACTAGATAACATCACTTTGAACTGGTGGGGCAATGCTTCAGATGGATGTCCTCTGGCTTCTTGCCCCACTGCAAAGGGTATAATTGTAGATGGTTGTCCGGTGCATAATTGA
- the LOC123144420 gene encoding oligopeptide transporter 7 isoform X2, producing the protein MNKQTRKTKKGKTTTTSMPTKSPSHFPSGSPEEGEEWEEAENSPVEQVALTVPVGDDPTTPVLTFRMWALGAASCVALSFLNTFFGYRKEPLEITAISAQVAVVPLGRLMAAALPDRAFFRGRRWEFTLNPGPFNVKEHVLITIFANAGAGSVFAINLVTALRVFYGKPTSFLVSLLVVLTSQVLGFGWAGIFRRYLVEPAAMWWPSNLVQVSLFRALHEKERRRKGGTTRTQFFMVAFVCSFAYYIFPGYLFEMLTSISWICWIFPTSVVAQQLGSGLHGLGIGAIGLDWSSISSYLGSPLASPLFATANIAAGFFIYIYVVTPIAYWFNVYEARNFPIFSDGLFTATGQKYNISSIVDSEFHFDANAYEKNGPLYISTFFAVSYGLGFACLTATIVHVLLFHGSEIWQLSKSAFQDRKMDVHTKLMRRYRQVPEWWFICILVASAAIAVFTCEYYIEQLQLPWWGILLACALSIFYTLPIGIITATTNQTPGLNIITEYIMGYLYPGRPVANMCFKVYGHVAPRQALAFLQDFKLGHYMKIPPRTMFMAQVVGTLISAFVYLGTAWWMMDTIPNICNTELLPAGSPWTCPYDHLFYDASVIWGLISPRRIFGDLGTYSAVNWFFLGGAIAPLLVWLAHKAFPGQKWILLVNMPVLLGGISHMPPATAVNYTAWICVAFLSGYVVYKYRHNWWKRHNYLLSGALDAGLAFMAVLIYLCLELDNITLNWWGNASDGCPLASCPTAKGIIVDGCPVHN; encoded by the exons ATGAACAAGCAGACCAGGAAGACGAAGAAGGGGAAGACCACTACGACCAGCATGCCGACCAAATCACCGTCCCACTTC CCATCAGgttcgccggaggaaggagaggaatGGGAGGAGGCGGAGAACTCGCCGGTGGAGCAGGTGGCGCTGACGGTGCCGGTGGGAGACGACCCGACGACGCCGGTGCTGACGTTCCGGATGTGGGCGCTCGGCGCGGCCTCCTGCGTGGCGCTCTCCTTCCTCAACACCTTCTTCGGGTACCGCAAGGAGCCGCTGGAGATCACGGCCATCTCGGCGCAGGTCGCCGTGGTGCCGCTGGGCCGGCTCATGGCCGCGGCGCTCCCCGACCGCGCCTTCTTCCGGGGCCGGCGGTGGGAGTTCACGCTCAACCCGGGGCCGTTCAACGTGAAGGAGCACGTGCTCATCACCATATTCGCCAACGCCGGCGCCGGCAGCGTCTTCGCCATCAACCTCGTCACGGCCCTCCGCGTCTTCTACGGCAAGCCCACCTCCTTCTTGGTCTCCCTCCTCGTCGTCCTCACCAGCCAG GTGCTGGGGTTCGGGTGGGCGGGCATATTCCGGCGGTATCTCGTGGAGCCGGCGGCGATGTGGTGGCCGTCCAACCTTGTGCAGGTCTCCCTCTTCAG GGCACTTCATGAGAAGGAACGAAGGCGCAAAGGTGGCACGACGCGCACTCAATTCTTCATGGTGGCATTCGTGTGCAGTTTTGCCTACTACATCTTCCCAGGCTACCTGTTTGAGATGCTCACTTCCATTTCCTGGATCTGCTGGATCTTTCCCACCTCTGTAGTCGCTCAGCAGCTTGGCTCAGGCCTCCACGGCCTTGGCATAGGTGCAATTGGGCTTGACTGGTCATCCATCTCCTCATACCTCGGAAGCCCTCTCGCTAGCCCCTTGTTTGCTACTGCAAACATTGCCGCGGGCTTCTTCATCTACATTTATGTAGTCACGCCCATCGCCTACTGGTTTAACGTCTACGAGGCGCGGAACTTCCCCATCTTTTCAGACGGTCTCTTTACGGCGACTGGCCAGAAATACAACATCTCTAGCATTGTGGATTCCGAGTTCCACTTCGATGCAAATGCCTATGAGAAGAATGGGCCACTGTACATAAGCACCTTCTTTGCTGTCAGCTATGGTCTTGGTTTTGCATGCCTGACTGCAACGATTGTCCACGTTCTCCTTTTCCATGGAAG TGAAATTTGGCAGTTAAGCAAGTCAGCTTTCCAGGATAGAAAGATGGATGTACACACAAAGCTTATGAGGAGATACAGGCAGGTTCCTGAATGGTGGTTCATTTGCATCCTTGTCGCCAGTGCCGCAATCGCCGTGTTCACTTGTGAGTACTATATTGAGCAACTTCAGTTACCCTGGTGGGGGATACTGCTTGCATGTGCCCTTTCTATTTTCTACACCCTTCCAATTGGAATCATCACAGCAACAACCAACCAG ACCCCAGGTTTGAATATCATCACGGAGTACATCATGGGTTACTTATATCCTGGACGGCCTGTTGCAAACATGTGTTTCAAGGTATATGGCCACGTTGCCCCTCGTCAAGCTCTAGCATTTCTGCAAGATTTTAAGTTGGGCCACTACATGAAGATTCCCCCAAGGACCATGTTTATGGCTCAG GTTGTAGGCACTTTGATATCAGCATTTGTGTACCTTGGAACAGCATGGTGGATGATGGACACAATCCCAAATATATGCAACACCGAGCTCCTCCCAGCAGGCAGCCCTTGGACCTGTCCCTATGACCATTTATTCTACGATGCATCAGTCATATGGGGCCTTATTAGCCCACGCAGAATATTCGGTGATTTGGGAACTTACTCTGCTGTGAACTGGTTCTTTTTGGGCGGTGCCATTGCTCCCCTCCTTGTCTGGCTTGCACACAAGGCATTCCCAGGCCAAAAATGGATCTTGCTTGTCAATATGCCCGTGCTGCTCGGTGGAATCAGTCATATGCCTCCTGCCACTGCAGTCAACTACACGGCATGGATATGCGTTGCATTTTTGTCAGGTTATGTGGTCTATAAGTACCGACATAACTGGTGGAAGAGACACAATTACCTTCTTTCAGGTGCCCTTGATGCTGGTCTGGCATTCATGGCTGTCTTGATATATTTATGCCTGGAACTAGATAACATCACTTTGAACTGGTGGGGCAATGCTTCAGATGGATGTCCTCTGGCTTCTTGCCCCACTGCAAAGGGTATAATTGTAGATGGTTGTCCGGTGCATAATTGA